A window of the Trichoplusia ni isolate ovarian cell line Hi5 chromosome 4, tn1, whole genome shotgun sequence genome harbors these coding sequences:
- the LOC113492649 gene encoding lipopolysaccharide-induced tumor necrosis factor-alpha factor homolog: protein MDATMENKMGLPPPYEQTRPNPAPPPSYFGDNPPPPPGLVVPPLGPRTTVITTPPAHGPRTGKMGPGPTGTTCPTCNKSIVTRVEYVPNNRTHIVSAALCVLAGCCCGCFVPYCMRSCKTANHYCPQCKAFIGSYSPS, encoded by the exons ATGGACGCCACAA TGGAAAACAAAATGGGTCTTCCGCCGCCTTACGAACAAACGAGACCTAACCCTGCGCCGCCTCCGTCGTACTTCGGTGATAACCCTCCACCGCCGCCGGGGTTAGTGGTCCCGCCTTTGGGACCTCGAACTACTGTCATCACTACACCCCCAGCGCATGGACCCCGTACAGGCAAGATGGGGCCGGGACCTACTGGGACCACTTGTCCTACTTGCAACAAATCTATCGTGACCAGAGTGGAATACGTCCCTAATAACCGCACGCATATTGTTTCGGCAGCACTTTGCGTTTTGGCCGg ttgctGTTGTGGATGCTTCGTTCCGTACTGCATGAGGTCCTGCAAGACCGCCAACCACTATTGTCCTCAATGCAAGGCTTTTATCGGTTCCTACTCGCCATCTTGA